A DNA window from Streptomyces roseifaciens contains the following coding sequences:
- the pyrE gene encoding orotate phosphoribosyltransferase, translating to MGMSTRDALLQQIKDKAVVHGKVTLSSGKEADYYIDLRRITLDAEAAPLVGQVMLDATADLDFDAVGGLTLGADPVATSMLHAAAARGRKLDAFVVRKAQKTHGMQRRIEGPDIKGRRVLVVEDTSTTGGSPLTAVEAAREAGAEVVAVATIVDRGAASAIEGAGLRYVTGYSLGDLDLS from the coding sequence ATGGGCATGAGCACGCGTGACGCCCTGCTGCAGCAGATCAAGGACAAGGCCGTGGTCCACGGCAAGGTGACCCTCTCCTCCGGCAAGGAGGCCGACTACTACATCGACCTGCGCCGGATCACCCTGGACGCCGAGGCCGCGCCGCTGGTCGGCCAGGTCATGCTGGACGCCACGGCCGACCTGGACTTCGACGCCGTGGGCGGGCTCACCCTGGGCGCCGACCCGGTGGCCACGTCGATGCTGCACGCCGCCGCCGCGCGCGGCCGCAAGCTGGACGCCTTCGTCGTCCGCAAGGCGCAGAAGACCCACGGCATGCAGCGCCGCATCGAGGGCCCGGACATCAAGGGCCGCCGCGTCCTGGTCGTCGAGGACACCTCGACCACCGGCGGCTCCCCGCTGACCGCCGTCGAGGCGGCGCGCGAGGCGGGCGCGGAGGTCGTCGCGGTCGCGACGATCGTCGACCGCGGGGCCGCTTCCGCGATCGAGGGCGCCGGCCTGCGCTATGTGACGGGCTACTCGCTGGGGGACCTGGATCTGTCCTGA
- the fbaA gene encoding class II fructose-bisphosphate aldolase — protein MPIATPEVYNEMLDRAKAGKFAYPAINVTSTQTLHAALRGFAEAESDGIIQISTGGAEFLGGQYSKDMVSGAVALAEFAHVVAKKYPVNIALHTDHCPKDKLDGYVRPLLAISQERVAAGQNPLFQSHMWDGSAEKLDENLAIAKELLAEAVKAKIILEVEITPTGGEEDGVSHEINDDLYTTVSDVERTAEALGLGEKGRYLLAASFGNVHGVYKPGNVVLRPELLRDLQDGIAAKHGKADPFDFVFHGGSGSTEEEIRTALENGVVKMNLDTDTQYAFTRPVAAHMFKNYDGVLKVDGEVGDKKTYDPRTWGKLAEASMAERVTKACADLRSTGTKLK, from the coding sequence ATGCCCATCGCAACCCCCGAGGTCTACAACGAGATGCTCGACCGGGCGAAGGCAGGCAAGTTCGCCTACCCGGCCATCAACGTCACCTCGACGCAGACCCTCCACGCCGCGCTGCGCGGTTTCGCCGAGGCGGAGAGCGACGGCATCATCCAGATCTCCACCGGCGGTGCGGAGTTCCTGGGCGGTCAGTACAGCAAGGACATGGTCTCGGGCGCCGTCGCGCTCGCCGAGTTCGCGCACGTCGTCGCCAAGAAGTACCCGGTGAACATCGCGCTGCACACCGACCACTGCCCGAAGGACAAGCTGGACGGCTACGTCCGCCCGCTGCTCGCGATCTCCCAGGAGCGCGTCGCCGCCGGTCAGAACCCGCTCTTCCAGTCCCACATGTGGGACGGCTCCGCCGAGAAGCTCGACGAGAACCTCGCCATCGCGAAGGAGCTCCTCGCCGAGGCCGTGAAGGCGAAGATCATCCTCGAGGTCGAGATCACCCCGACCGGCGGCGAGGAGGACGGCGTCTCCCACGAGATCAACGACGACCTCTACACCACCGTCTCGGACGTGGAGCGCACCGCCGAGGCGCTGGGCCTGGGCGAGAAGGGCCGCTACCTGCTGGCCGCCTCCTTCGGCAACGTCCACGGCGTCTACAAGCCGGGCAACGTCGTGCTGCGCCCCGAGCTGCTCCGCGACCTCCAGGACGGCATCGCCGCCAAGCACGGCAAGGCCGACCCGTTCGACTTCGTCTTCCACGGCGGCTCCGGCTCCACGGAGGAGGAGATCCGCACCGCGCTGGAGAACGGCGTCGTGAAGATGAACCTCGACACCGACACCCAGTACGCCTTCACCCGTCCGGTGGCGGCCCACATGTTCAAGAACTACGACGGCGTCCTGAAGGTCGACGGCGAGGTCGGCGACAAGAAGACCTACGACCCGCGCACCTGGGGCAAGCTGGCCGAGGCGAGCATGGCCGAGCGCGTCACCAAGGCGTGCGCGGACCTGCGCTCCACGGGCACCAAGCTGAAGTAG
- a CDS encoding MFS transporter, protein MSDSAPEPGRGPGPGPEPPPPSPPSSSPSSPPSPAQAAAAGRDPAADDGPAVRLGTATGRAVLLTAVLGSGMAMLDSTVVNVALPHIGRDLGADLGGLQWTINAYMLTLAGLILLGGALGDRFGRRRIFVIGVVWFALASLLCGIAPSAGVLIAARALQGVGGALLTPGSLALIQAVFRPQDRAAAVGAWSGLGGVASAIGPFVGGWLVDGPGWRWVFLINLPLAAVCVPVAVKYVPETRDPDAGGRFDVLGAALGALALGAVTYALIAAPDKGASAWVIGPAVAGVLLGAAFCWVEAHRPDPMLPLEIFSIRLFSSINAVTVFVYAAFSGFFFLSVLQLQVVLGWSALAAGTALLPTTVLMLLLSARSGEIAQRIGPRLPLTAGSLLCAVGMVLMVRVDRGASYWTDLLPPLVVLGLGMTALVAPLTATVLASVDVARAGLASGINNAAARAAGLVAVAALPLLVGMGPDAYRDPEAFGDTFRKAMYWCAGSLVLGALLAWFTVRSTCLRAPKPTGERPCHPEAAYHCGTASPPLDPGDA, encoded by the coding sequence ATGAGCGACTCCGCACCGGAACCCGGGCGCGGGCCCGGCCCCGGCCCCGAGCCGCCCCCACCCTCACCCCCGTCTTCGTCCCCGTCCTCACCCCCGTCCCCGGCGCAGGCCGCGGCGGCAGGCCGGGACCCCGCGGCCGACGACGGGCCCGCGGTGCGCCTGGGCACCGCCACGGGGCGCGCGGTGCTGCTGACGGCCGTCCTCGGCTCGGGCATGGCCATGCTCGACAGCACCGTCGTCAACGTCGCCCTGCCGCACATCGGCCGGGACCTCGGCGCGGACCTGGGCGGCCTGCAGTGGACGATCAACGCCTACATGCTCACCCTCGCCGGCCTGATCCTGCTGGGCGGTGCGCTGGGGGACCGCTTCGGCCGGCGCCGGATCTTCGTCATCGGCGTGGTGTGGTTCGCGCTGGCCTCGCTCCTGTGCGGGATCGCCCCGAGCGCCGGGGTGCTGATCGCGGCGCGCGCCCTGCAGGGCGTCGGCGGCGCGCTGCTCACCCCCGGCTCGCTCGCCCTCATCCAGGCCGTCTTCCGCCCCCAGGACCGGGCCGCGGCCGTCGGCGCGTGGTCGGGGCTCGGCGGGGTGGCCTCCGCGATCGGCCCGTTCGTCGGCGGCTGGCTGGTGGACGGCCCGGGCTGGCGCTGGGTGTTCCTGATCAACCTGCCGCTGGCGGCGGTGTGCGTGCCCGTGGCCGTGAAGTACGTCCCGGAGACGCGCGACCCGGACGCGGGCGGGCGGTTCGACGTCCTCGGTGCGGCCCTGGGCGCACTCGCCCTCGGCGCGGTGACGTACGCGCTCATCGCCGCCCCCGACAAGGGCGCCTCGGCCTGGGTGATCGGCCCCGCGGTCGCGGGCGTCCTGCTCGGCGCCGCGTTCTGCTGGGTGGAGGCCCACAGGCCCGATCCCATGCTGCCGCTGGAGATCTTCTCCATCCGCCTGTTCTCGTCGATCAACGCGGTGACGGTGTTCGTCTACGCGGCCTTCAGCGGCTTCTTCTTCCTCTCCGTGCTGCAGCTGCAGGTCGTGCTGGGCTGGTCGGCGCTCGCGGCGGGCACGGCCCTGCTGCCCACGACGGTGCTGATGCTGCTGCTGTCGGCCCGCTCCGGGGAGATCGCCCAGCGCATCGGCCCGCGCCTGCCCCTCACGGCCGGGTCGCTGCTGTGCGCCGTCGGCATGGTCCTCATGGTCCGCGTCGACCGCGGCGCCTCGTACTGGACGGACCTCCTGCCGCCGCTCGTGGTCCTCGGCCTGGGCATGACCGCGCTCGTCGCCCCGCTCACCGCGACGGTCCTGGCCTCCGTGGACGTGGCCCGCGCCGGCCTGGCCAGCGGCATCAACAACGCGGCCGCCCGCGCGGCGGGCCTGGTCGCCGTGGCCGCACTGCCCCTGCTGGTGGGCATGGGCCCCGACGCCTACCGCGACCCCGAGGCGTTCGGGGACACCTTCCGCAAGGCGATGTACTGGTGTGCGGGCTCCCTGGTGCTGGGCGCGCTCCTGGCCTGGTTCACGGTCCGCTCCACGTGCCTGCGCGCCCCCAAGCCCACCGGCGAACGGCCCTGCCACCCGGAGGCCGCCTACCACTGCGGCACGGCCTCGCCGCCGCTGGACCCGGGGGACGCGTGA
- a CDS encoding DUF3151 domain-containing protein yields the protein MSIHENLLGGPPPTHLPDDPEPRELLASGAAPAEVAAKYPASSLAWAQLADEAFEAGRVVESYAYARTGYHRGLDALRRSGWKGHGPVPFEHEPNRGFLRALHALARAAQAIGEQEEYERCSTFLRDSSPTAANTLG from the coding sequence ATGTCCATTCACGAGAACCTGCTCGGGGGCCCGCCCCCGACCCACCTGCCCGACGACCCGGAGCCGCGTGAGCTGCTCGCCTCCGGGGCGGCTCCCGCCGAGGTCGCCGCGAAGTACCCGGCGTCCTCGCTCGCGTGGGCGCAGCTCGCCGACGAGGCGTTCGAGGCCGGCCGGGTCGTCGAGTCCTACGCCTACGCCCGCACCGGCTACCACCGCGGCCTCGACGCACTGCGCCGCAGCGGCTGGAAGGGCCACGGCCCGGTCCCCTTCGAGCACGAGCCGAACCGCGGCTTCCTGCGCGCGCTGCACGCCCTCGCGCGCGCCGCACAGGCGATCGGCGAGCAGGAGGAGTACGAGCGCTGCTCCACCTTCCTCCGCGACAGCTCGCCCACGGCCGCCAACACCCTGGGCTGA
- a CDS encoding helix-turn-helix transcriptional regulator, whose amino-acid sequence MAEEYESPVVTFGEEIKHAREARGWSQEKLAEELHFRQPYVSKVETGRQLASAQFAEQCDRVFGTPGVYTRMRRRAADWGNPVWFIPYLELEREARAVWDYSTTRVTGILQTPEYAEAVFRAAHRQESADWIKARVEKRMQRREVFERSDPLSLSVILYEPALWATVGGAGVMRAQLRHLVAESESPHITLQVFPVTAGTVVRGGALYGGDCPGRNPRPVRRDVYARAGG is encoded by the coding sequence ATGGCCGAGGAGTACGAGTCACCCGTCGTGACGTTCGGCGAGGAGATCAAACACGCGCGCGAAGCTCGCGGGTGGTCGCAGGAGAAGCTGGCGGAAGAGCTGCACTTCCGGCAGCCCTACGTCAGCAAGGTCGAGACGGGGCGGCAACTCGCCTCCGCGCAGTTCGCCGAGCAGTGCGACAGGGTGTTCGGCACGCCGGGGGTGTACACGCGGATGCGTCGGCGGGCGGCCGATTGGGGTAACCCCGTCTGGTTCATTCCCTATCTGGAGCTTGAGCGTGAAGCGCGGGCCGTCTGGGACTACTCCACCACGCGTGTAACGGGCATCTTGCAAACGCCGGAATATGCCGAAGCGGTGTTCCGGGCCGCTCATCGGCAAGAGTCAGCAGACTGGATCAAAGCGCGTGTCGAGAAGCGCATGCAGCGCCGCGAGGTATTCGAGCGCAGCGACCCCCTGTCGCTGTCGGTGATCCTTTACGAACCTGCCCTGTGGGCCACTGTGGGTGGCGCGGGCGTCATGAGGGCCCAGCTGCGTCACCTCGTGGCCGAGTCCGAGTCACCGCACATCACGCTGCAAGTGTTCCCGGTCACTGCCGGAACCGTGGTGCGGGGGGGCGCCCTTTACGGTGGTGACTGCCCGGGACGGAACCCACGTCCTGTACGAAGAGACGTATACGCGAGGGCGGGTGGATGA
- a CDS encoding DUF397 domain-containing protein: MCVEWAPALAPSGVVPVRDSKNPDGPVIAVPAAAWSMFITTLAVSTHRPA; encoded by the coding sequence ATGTGCGTCGAATGGGCCCCCGCCCTCGCCCCGTCCGGCGTCGTCCCCGTCCGGGACAGTAAGAACCCTGACGGGCCGGTCATAGCCGTTCCGGCCGCAGCGTGGTCCATGTTCATAACGACCCTTGCCGTCAGCACACATCGGCCCGCATGA
- a CDS encoding tryptophan 2,3-dioxygenase family protein: protein MTSDSQDTAPNLHFTGTTPYEDYVRASVLSNLQEPLSEDPGEMAFLVTTQVMELWFTVIVHEWETAARALRDDDLPVAMAALKRSTYELMSLNASWEPLAHLTPAQFNAFRSALGDASGFQSAMHRRLEFLLGDKSASMLVPHQGAPQIHAELEKALYAPSLYDEVLRHLARRGHEIPESVLGRDVSERYAADPAVEVVWERIYAGDQSSPECRLGEALTEVAELVWRWRNDHLVATRRAMGAKVGTGGSPGVAWLEKRATKNVFPELWTARSRV, encoded by the coding sequence ATGACTTCCGACTCACAGGACACCGCACCCAACCTGCACTTCACCGGCACCACCCCGTACGAGGACTACGTGCGGGCCTCGGTGCTCAGCAATCTTCAGGAGCCCCTCTCCGAGGACCCCGGGGAGATGGCCTTCCTCGTCACCACCCAGGTGATGGAGCTCTGGTTCACGGTCATCGTGCACGAGTGGGAGACCGCCGCGCGTGCCCTGCGCGACGACGACCTGCCGGTGGCGATGGCCGCCCTGAAGCGGTCCACGTACGAGCTGATGTCGCTCAATGCTTCGTGGGAGCCGCTGGCCCACCTCACCCCGGCCCAGTTCAACGCCTTCCGCTCGGCCCTGGGTGACGCCTCAGGCTTCCAGTCGGCCATGCACCGCCGCCTGGAGTTCCTCCTGGGCGACAAGTCCGCGTCCATGCTCGTGCCGCACCAGGGCGCACCGCAGATCCACGCCGAGCTGGAGAAGGCGCTGTACGCACCGAGCCTGTACGACGAGGTGTTGCGCCATCTCGCGCGCCGTGGCCACGAGATACCCGAGTCCGTCCTCGGCCGCGACGTCTCCGAGCGGTACGCCGCCGACCCGGCGGTCGAGGTGGTCTGGGAGCGCATATACGCCGGGGACCAGAGCAGCCCGGAGTGCCGGCTGGGGGAGGCGCTGACGGAGGTCGCGGAGCTCGTCTGGCGCTGGCGCAACGACCACTTGGTGGCCACGCGCAGAGCCATGGGCGCGAAGGTGGGCACGGGCGGCTCGCCGGGCGTCGCCTGGCTGGAGAAGCGGGCGACGAAGAACGTGTTCCCCGAGCTGTGGACGGCGCGCAGCCGTGTCTGA
- the kynU gene encoding kynureninase yields MSEAALAKEAAALDAADGLAAKRAEFDLEDDCVYLDGNSLGALPRGVAGRLSDVVGREWGRLRIRSWEESGWWTAPERVGDRIGRLVGAAPGQVVAGDSTSVNVFKAVVAAIRLRDTGSRDEVLVDAATFPTDGYIARSTARMTGCRIRVVDAADMAREAGPRTAVALVNHVDYRTGRLHDLPAVTAAVRAAGARTVWDLCHSAGALPVHLDATGADFAVGCTYKYLNGGPGAPAFLYVRRALQGRFDSPLPGWNSHADPFAMDPAYAPADGAVRGRVGTPEILSLLALDAALDVWDGVDLAAVRAKSLALTDFFLRCVEAYVPRGRVESVTPEAHGERGGQVSLRCAAGPAGGAGDVMAELIRRGVVGDFRRPDILRFGFTPLYTRFADAERAARVLAEVLEGTRRQ; encoded by the coding sequence GTGTCTGAGGCGGCCCTGGCCAAGGAGGCCGCGGCGCTCGACGCCGCCGACGGACTGGCCGCCAAGCGCGCCGAGTTCGACCTGGAGGATGACTGCGTCTACCTGGACGGGAACTCCCTCGGTGCCCTGCCGCGCGGCGTCGCCGGACGGCTTTCCGACGTCGTCGGGCGCGAGTGGGGGCGGCTGCGCATCCGGTCCTGGGAGGAATCCGGCTGGTGGACGGCCCCGGAGCGCGTCGGCGACCGCATCGGCCGCTTGGTCGGAGCCGCCCCCGGCCAGGTCGTCGCGGGTGACTCCACGAGCGTCAACGTCTTCAAGGCGGTGGTGGCGGCGATCCGCCTGAGGGACACCGGGTCGCGGGACGAAGTGCTCGTCGACGCCGCCACCTTCCCCACCGACGGCTACATCGCCCGCTCCACCGCCCGCATGACCGGCTGCCGGATCCGTGTCGTCGACGCCGCGGACATGGCCCGCGAAGCCGGTCCCCGCACCGCCGTCGCCCTCGTCAACCACGTCGACTACCGCACCGGCCGCCTCCACGACCTCCCCGCCGTAACCGCGGCCGTCCGCGCGGCCGGGGCCCGCACCGTGTGGGACCTGTGCCACAGCGCAGGCGCGCTCCCCGTCCACCTCGATGCCACCGGGGCGGACTTCGCGGTCGGCTGCACGTACAAGTACCTGAACGGCGGCCCCGGCGCGCCCGCCTTCCTCTACGTGCGCCGCGCCCTGCAGGGCCGTTTCGACTCCCCGCTCCCCGGCTGGAACTCCCACGCCGACCCCTTCGCCATGGACCCCGCCTACGCGCCCGCCGACGGCGCCGTCCGCGGCCGCGTCGGCACGCCGGAGATCCTCTCCCTCCTCGCCCTCGACGCCGCCCTCGACGTCTGGGACGGCGTGGATCTCGCGGCCGTCCGCGCCAAGAGCCTCGCCCTCACGGACTTCTTCCTGCGCTGCGTCGAGGCGTACGTGCCACGGGGCCGCGTCGAGTCCGTGACGCCCGAGGCGCACGGGGAACGGGGCGGCCAGGTGTCGCTGCGCTGCGCCGCGGGCCCCGCAGGGGGTGCCGGTGACGTCATGGCGGAGCTGATCCGCCGCGGTGTCGTCGGCGACTTCCGCCGCCCGGACATCCTCCGCTTCGGCTTCACGCCCCTGTACACGCGTTTCGCGGACGCCGAACGGGCTGCGCGGGTGCTGGCGGAGGTCCTGGAAGGGACTCGGAGGCAGTGA
- a CDS encoding alpha/beta hydrolase, which produces MTAEEDALFGLAYVPPDETVSYGPHPSQVVDFHLPAVPTGLRVTLLHGGFWREAYDRRHLTPLAAALAARGAEVALAEYRRVGGGGGWPQTLDDVIRAVGVRLRPGRPSRHVLAGHSAGGHLALCAASGHVPPAGVDAVVAVAPVADLARARELRLSGGAVDGFLGGGHHPEADPVLRGPARVPVTVLHGTADADVPVALSRSYAAAALRHPGADVTLQILAGVGHYTPVTPGTPACGALLTALGAGDPKSGP; this is translated from the coding sequence GTGACGGCCGAAGAGGACGCCCTGTTCGGCCTGGCGTACGTCCCGCCCGACGAGACCGTCTCCTACGGCCCCCACCCCAGCCAGGTGGTCGACTTCCACCTGCCGGCCGTCCCCACCGGCCTACGGGTGACGCTGCTGCACGGCGGGTTCTGGCGCGAGGCGTACGACCGCCGTCACCTCACGCCCCTCGCGGCGGCCCTGGCCGCGCGGGGCGCGGAGGTCGCCCTGGCCGAGTACCGCCGCGTCGGCGGAGGCGGCGGCTGGCCGCAGACCCTGGACGACGTCATCCGCGCCGTGGGCGTCCGCCTGCGCCCCGGCCGGCCCTCCCGGCACGTGCTCGCCGGTCACTCGGCGGGCGGGCACCTCGCGCTGTGCGCGGCCAGCGGGCACGTCCCGCCGGCCGGAGTGGACGCCGTCGTCGCCGTGGCACCGGTCGCCGACCTCGCCCGCGCGCGGGAGCTGCGGCTGAGCGGGGGCGCGGTGGACGGCTTCCTGGGAGGCGGGCACCACCCGGAGGCGGATCCGGTCCTCCGGGGCCCGGCCCGCGTCCCGGTCACGGTCCTCCACGGCACCGCCGACGCGGACGTCCCGGTCGCCCTGTCCCGGTCCTACGCCGCGGCGGCGCTGCGGCACCCCGGTGCGGACGTCACCCTGCAGATCCTCGCGGGTGTGGGCCACTACACCCCCGTGACACCGGGCACACCGGCCTGCGGAGCGCTGCTGACGGCACTGGGGGCGGGGGATCCGAAGTCCGGTCCGTAG